From Hymenobacter monticola, one genomic window encodes:
- a CDS encoding DUF2231 domain-containing protein has protein sequence MFSDFPNLHPLVVHLPIVLIMLAAALQALLVFKDWPQVRWIALAVMAGGFAGAVAASTVFHAMPLGLSPRAAAVFAAHEQFASYTTWLSGITLLLAGIGFYFKVQRRAYEVLVLVAAVAAAGALSVAGHRGAQLVYVEGVGPQGNLLDKSHGHGGEEEMPGMDMPTSDADAHSEEPGTSDGTRQPAGTPPDNAQPGMEGMNMDPKAAQPGKRSQSMEPMEGMNMPTQPRGSQRQPAPAGRSVRPGAMADMPGMNMPGMSTPRPSAQAPGRKAQPAQMDMGNMPGMDMGPARPKNTPRNQPAMGNMGTMKGMENMPGMQPAGGQKPGATRQASNDMSGMPGMKKGESMPGMGDMKDMDMKGKDGKPMEMKGTGTMPGMAMPSPMDKFRFEDNNPARNQPKSNN, from the coding sequence ATGTTTTCAGATTTTCCCAATCTGCACCCCCTGGTGGTGCACTTACCCATTGTCCTAATTATGCTCGCCGCGGCGTTGCAGGCCCTGCTGGTATTTAAGGACTGGCCCCAGGTGCGCTGGATTGCGCTGGCGGTAATGGCCGGGGGCTTCGCCGGGGCGGTAGCGGCCAGCACCGTGTTTCATGCCATGCCCCTGGGCCTATCACCCCGGGCAGCGGCGGTATTCGCGGCCCACGAACAGTTTGCCAGCTACACTACCTGGCTCTCGGGCATCACGCTGCTGTTAGCCGGCATCGGGTTTTACTTTAAAGTGCAGCGCCGGGCCTACGAGGTGCTGGTGCTGGTGGCGGCAGTGGCGGCGGCCGGCGCGCTTTCCGTGGCCGGGCACCGGGGCGCGCAGCTGGTGTACGTGGAGGGCGTGGGTCCCCAGGGCAACCTGCTCGATAAAAGCCACGGCCACGGTGGGGAGGAAGAAATGCCCGGCATGGACATGCCGACTTCGGATGCAGACGCCCACAGCGAAGAGCCCGGCACAAGCGACGGGACTCGCCAACCAGCCGGCACACCGCCAGACAACGCCCAACCCGGCATGGAAGGCATGAACATGGACCCCAAGGCCGCCCAGCCAGGCAAGCGCAGCCAATCCATGGAGCCGATGGAAGGCATGAACATGCCCACCCAACCGCGGGGCAGCCAACGGCAGCCAGCACCGGCAGGCCGCAGCGTGCGGCCGGGGGCCATGGCGGATATGCCGGGAATGAACATGCCCGGCATGAGCACCCCGCGCCCCTCGGCCCAAGCGCCTGGCCGCAAAGCGCAGCCCGCTCAAATGGACATGGGCAACATGCCGGGCATGGACATGGGGCCCGCCCGCCCGAAAAACACACCCCGGAACCAACCTGCTATGGGCAACATGGGCACGATGAAGGGGATGGAGAACATGCCCGGCATGCAGCCCGCCGGCGGTCAGAAACCCGGCGCAACCCGCCAAGCATCAAACGACATGTCGGGGATGCCAGGCATGAAAAAGGGTGAGTCCATGCCCGGCATGGGCGATATGAAGGACATGGACATGAAAGGCAAGGATGGCAAGCCAATGGAGATGAAGGGCACCGGGACGATGCCCGGCATGGCCATGCCCAGCCCGATGGACAAGTTTCGCTTCGAGGACAACAACCCGGCGCGCAACCAACCCAAAAGCAATAACTAA
- a CDS encoding heavy-metal-associated domain-containing protein: protein MKTLQFNTNINCGSCIKAVTPTLNGEKAITSWQVDTVNPSKVLTVTGDVTEEQVLALVEDAGFKATKA from the coding sequence ATGAAAACCCTTCAATTCAACACCAACATCAACTGCGGCAGCTGCATCAAAGCCGTAACTCCCACCCTCAACGGCGAGAAAGCCATCACTTCCTGGCAAGTGGACACGGTGAACCCCAGCAAGGTGCTTACCGTGACCGGTGACGTGACCGAAGAGCAGGTGCTGGCCTTGGTGGAAGATGCTGGATTCAAGGCGACTAAGGCCTAG